A genomic region of Noviherbaspirillum sp. L7-7A contains the following coding sequences:
- a CDS encoding response regulator produces MAKTILAVDDSGSLRQMLVFTLKAAGYQVTEAVDGRDGLDKAKHKHFDLVLTDQNMPNMDGLTLIRSLRALPAYNRVPILMLTTESSDEMKNKGRTAGATGWLVKPFDPNRLTEVVRKVIG; encoded by the coding sequence ATGGCGAAGACAATCCTGGCAGTGGACGACTCTGGCTCCCTGCGTCAGATGCTGGTATTCACCCTGAAGGCCGCCGGCTATCAGGTTACCGAAGCGGTCGACGGCCGCGATGGGCTGGACAAGGCGAAGCACAAGCACTTCGACCTGGTCCTGACCGATCAGAACATGCCGAACATGGACGGCCTGACCCTGATCCGCTCCCTGCGCGCGCTGCCGGCCTACAACCGTGTCCCCATCCTGATGCTGACCACCGAGTCGAGCGACGAGATGAAGAACAAGGGCCGCACCGCCGGCGCCACCGGCTGGCTGGTCAAGCCTTTCGATCCGAATCGCCTGACCGAAGTGGTACGCAAGGTCATCGGCTGA
- a CDS encoding chemotaxis protein translates to MTIQDTEVRELGRLLTDVSAEGMSHLEEVQADLAQTRLLLTEAIERLSAGFSALHSAVAAQSDAAQALRHGAGEADCARLHAAGADIEEQVRAMVTALQFEDMTSQLIAHAGRRVAGLRSILADMVDGARELAAGDLAQMERLRATLAMQSRALDGQLMRSVDQHHMESGDITLF, encoded by the coding sequence ATGACGATTCAGGATACCGAAGTACGCGAGCTCGGCCGCCTGCTGACGGATGTCAGCGCAGAAGGCATGTCGCATCTGGAGGAAGTCCAGGCCGACCTGGCGCAGACCCGCCTGCTGCTGACCGAAGCCATCGAGCGGCTGTCTGCCGGCTTCAGCGCGCTGCACTCGGCAGTGGCCGCGCAGAGCGACGCCGCGCAGGCGCTGCGGCACGGCGCCGGCGAGGCCGACTGCGCCCGCCTGCATGCGGCCGGCGCCGACATCGAGGAGCAGGTGCGGGCGATGGTGACAGCCCTGCAGTTCGAGGACATGACCAGCCAGCTGATAGCCCATGCCGGTCGCCGGGTTGCCGGCCTGCGCAGCATCCTGGCCGACATGGTCGACGGCGCGCGCGAGCTGGCCGCGGGCGACCTGGCGCAGATGGAACGGCTGCGCGCGACGCTGGCGATGCAGAGCAGGGCGCTGGATGGCCAGCTCATGCGCAGCGTCGACCAGCATCACATGGAAAGCGGCGATATCACGCTGTTCTGA
- the motB gene encoding flagellar motor protein MotB, which yields MADDNLRPIVVKRIKKVAGGHHGGAWKIAYADFVTAMMAFFLLMWLLGSTAKGDLQGIAEYFSTPLKVAMAGGSGAGDSSSVIQGGGRDLTRKEGQVKKGEDPPVKKSYDLKGIQQELERIEAEKLKGLKSRIEAAIETSQTLKQFKKQLLMDITTEGLRIQIVDAQNRPMFASARAELQPYTREILREIGRVLNDMPNKISLSGHTDATPYSTGDKGYSNWELSADRANASRRELIAGGMEDGKVVRVVGLSSAVLMDQQNPTNPINRRISIIVMNKKAEESASRDGGSALNISEEKQAEPALHQGAGTMPAAPGTAPAGAAAGAIAPPAPAAVPVPASAPPPAPAPPPAAPPNAATVAAQASAAAASVAARQEAAGVIKY from the coding sequence ATGGCTGACGACAACCTGCGCCCCATCGTAGTCAAGCGCATCAAGAAAGTGGCGGGCGGCCATCATGGCGGCGCCTGGAAGATCGCCTATGCCGACTTCGTCACCGCGATGATGGCTTTCTTCCTGCTGATGTGGCTGCTTGGCTCCACCGCCAAGGGGGACCTGCAGGGCATCGCCGAATATTTCTCGACGCCGCTGAAGGTCGCCATGGCCGGCGGCTCGGGCGCCGGCGACAGCTCCAGCGTGATCCAGGGCGGCGGCCGCGACCTGACCCGCAAGGAAGGCCAGGTCAAGAAGGGCGAAGATCCGCCGGTCAAGAAGAGCTATGACCTGAAGGGCATCCAGCAGGAACTGGAACGCATCGAAGCCGAAAAGCTCAAGGGCCTGAAGTCGCGCATCGAGGCGGCCATCGAGACCAGCCAGACGCTCAAGCAGTTCAAGAAGCAGCTGCTGATGGACATCACCACCGAGGGCTTGCGCATCCAGATCGTCGATGCCCAGAACCGGCCCATGTTCGCCAGCGCCAGGGCCGAGCTGCAACCCTATACCCGCGAGATCCTGCGCGAGATCGGCCGGGTGCTCAATGACATGCCCAACAAGATCAGCCTCTCCGGCCATACCGATGCAACGCCGTATTCCACAGGCGACAAGGGCTACAGCAACTGGGAGCTGTCGGCCGACCGCGCCAATGCGTCGCGCCGCGAGTTGATTGCCGGCGGCATGGAGGACGGCAAGGTGGTGCGGGTGGTTGGCCTGTCATCCGCGGTGCTGATGGACCAGCAGAACCCGACGAACCCGATCAACCGTCGCATTTCCATCATCGTGATGAACAAGAAGGCCGAGGAAAGCGCCTCCCGCGATGGCGGCAGCGCCCTCAACATCAGCGAGGAAAAGCAGGCCGAGCCAGCGCTTCACCAGGGCGCCGGCACGATGCCGGCAGCACCGGGAACGGCACCGGCAGGCGCAGCGGCGGGTGCGATTGCGCCGCCCGCGCCAGCCGCCGTGCCCGTGCCTGCCTCAGCGCCTCCGCCAGCACCCGCACCGCCACCGGCCGCGCCGCCGAACGCCGCCACGGTTGCGGCGCAGGCAAGCGCGGCCGCGGCATCGGTCGCGGCAAGGCAGGAAGCTGCCGGCGTGATCAAGTATTAG
- the motA gene encoding flagellar motor stator protein MotA: MLVLIGYVVVMASVFGGFAMAGGHLAALWQPLEVLMIGGAAVGAFFVGNDSKAIKATFKALPSVFKGSRYTKTLYLELMALLSEILNKVRKEGLMSIEGDVDAPEESPIFTKYPGILADHHMIEFITDYLRLMVSGNMDAFQIENLMDNEIETHHHEGEVPAHCIAKLGDGLPAFGIVAAVMGVVHTMESVGLPPAELGILIAHALVGTFLGILLAYGFVGPLAGLLEQKLTESTKMYQCVKVTLLASLNGYAPALAIEFGRKVLFSTERPSFKELEEHIKQAKSK, from the coding sequence GTGTTAGTCCTGATTGGTTATGTGGTCGTGATGGCCTCGGTTTTCGGCGGCTTCGCCATGGCGGGCGGCCATCTCGCCGCGCTCTGGCAGCCGCTGGAAGTGCTGATGATCGGCGGCGCCGCAGTGGGCGCCTTCTTCGTCGGCAATGATTCCAAAGCCATCAAGGCGACCTTCAAGGCCCTGCCCAGCGTGTTCAAGGGTTCGCGCTATACCAAGACCCTGTACCTGGAGCTGATGGCGCTCCTGTCGGAAATCCTGAACAAGGTGAGGAAGGAAGGCCTGATGTCGATCGAAGGCGACGTCGACGCGCCGGAGGAAAGCCCGATCTTCACCAAGTACCCCGGCATCCTGGCCGACCACCACATGATCGAGTTCATCACCGACTACCTGCGCCTGATGGTCTCCGGGAACATGGATGCCTTCCAGATCGAGAACCTGATGGACAACGAGATCGAGACTCATCACCACGAGGGCGAAGTGCCGGCCCACTGCATCGCCAAGCTGGGCGACGGCCTGCCGGCCTTCGGCATCGTGGCGGCGGTGATGGGCGTGGTTCATACGATGGAGTCGGTGGGCCTGCCGCCGGCTGAGCTGGGCATCCTGATCGCGCATGCGCTGGTCGGCACCTTCCTCGGCATCCTGCTGGCCTATGGCTTCGTCGGTCCGCTGGCCGGCCTCCTGGAGCAGAAGCTGACCGAGTCGACCAAGATGTACCAGTGCGTGAAAGTGACCCTGCTGGCCAGCCTGAATGGCTATGCGCCGGCGCTGGCGATCGAGTTCGGCCGCAAGGTGCTGTTCTCCACCGAGCGTCCGTCGTTCAAGGAACTCGAAGAGCACATCAAGCAGGCCAAGTCGAAGTAA
- a CDS encoding class I SAM-dependent methyltransferase yields the protein MAVSSVSRPQSRRLSSLPSVQALMIQLAALGLAALAWLLLARSGFALAPLAAAFLQGALAAMLSRWRGQAAWWHLIHFLFLPAALAMLALQLPPWLFLATFLAMLALYWSTFRTQVPFYASGSAAWDAVAMELPKRPLRIIDIGSGLGGLALNIAARRPDCKVTGIELAPLPWLASRLRPGGSVNCRFLRGDYQALDFADYDVVFAYLSPAAMPQLWAKARAEMRPGALLLSHEFIVPDTAPQIRRPTRPGGPMLYGWQM from the coding sequence ATGGCTGTTTCCTCCGTGTCCCGGCCGCAGTCCCGGCGCCTGTCCAGCCTGCCATCGGTGCAGGCGCTGATGATCCAGCTGGCGGCGCTTGGCCTGGCCGCGCTCGCATGGCTGCTGCTGGCCCGCTCGGGCTTCGCGCTTGCGCCGCTCGCCGCCGCTTTCCTGCAGGGCGCACTGGCCGCGATGCTGTCGCGCTGGCGCGGGCAGGCGGCCTGGTGGCACCTCATTCATTTCCTCTTCCTGCCGGCGGCGCTGGCCATGCTGGCGCTGCAGTTGCCGCCCTGGCTGTTCCTGGCCACCTTTCTTGCCATGCTGGCGCTTTACTGGTCGACCTTCCGCACCCAGGTGCCGTTCTACGCTTCGGGCAGCGCGGCCTGGGATGCGGTGGCGATGGAACTGCCAAAGCGGCCGCTGCGCATCATCGACATCGGCAGCGGGCTGGGCGGCCTGGCCCTCAATATTGCAGCGCGCCGTCCCGACTGCAAGGTCACAGGCATCGAACTGGCGCCGCTGCCCTGGCTGGCGAGCCGGCTTCGTCCGGGAGGCAGCGTCAACTGCCGCTTTCTGCGCGGCGACTACCAGGCGCTCGATTTCGCCGATTACGACGTGGTGTTTGCCTATCTGTCGCCCGCTGCGATGCCGCAGCTATGGGCCAAGGCGCGCGCCGAGATGCGCCCCGGCGCACTGCTGCTGTCGCATGAATTCATCGTGCCGGATACGGCGCCGCAAATCCGACGGCCGACCAGGCCGGGCGGGCCCATGCTCTACGGCTGGCAAATGTAA
- the flhC gene encoding flagellar transcriptional regulator FlhC, producing the protein MANKSLVSEAREIGLAIELIKLGARLQLLELETSLSRERLLKLYKELKGVSPPKGMLPFSTDWFITWQPNIHSSLFINIHRYMTQHAGLSGIEAVMKAYQLYLEQMPAQPGEEPLLSLTRAWTLVRFFDSQMLTTAKCCECGGDFVTHSFDLNHGYACGLCHMPSRAGKTKKARDDALAAA; encoded by the coding sequence ATGGCAAACAAGAGTCTGGTATCGGAAGCAAGGGAAATCGGTCTGGCGATCGAGCTGATCAAGCTGGGCGCGCGGCTGCAGCTGCTGGAGCTGGAAACCTCGCTGTCGCGCGAGCGGCTGCTAAAGCTCTACAAGGAACTCAAGGGCGTATCGCCGCCCAAGGGCATGCTGCCGTTCTCCACCGACTGGTTCATCACCTGGCAGCCCAACATCCATTCCTCGCTGTTCATCAACATCCACCGCTACATGACCCAGCATGCCGGTCTGTCCGGTATCGAGGCGGTGATGAAGGCTTACCAGCTCTATCTGGAGCAGATGCCTGCGCAGCCGGGCGAGGAGCCGCTGCTGTCGCTGACCCGGGCCTGGACCCTGGTGCGTTTCTTCGACAGCCAGATGCTGACCACCGCCAAGTGCTGCGAATGCGGCGGCGACTTCGTCACCCACAGCTTCGACCTCAACCACGGCTATGCCTGCGGCCTGTGCCACATGCCTTCCCGTGCCGGCAAGACCAAGAAGGCGCGCGACGACGCGCTCGCTGCCGCCTGA
- the flhD gene encoding flagellar transcriptional regulator FlhD — protein sequence MNTNDMMAEIRDANLNYLMLAQQMIRADKACAIYRLGISAEIASLLETLSNAQLLKLASANLMLARFRFDDTAILGMLTSHSKERSLSQTHAAILMAGQPVEEIN from the coding sequence ATGAATACCAATGACATGATGGCTGAGATTCGCGACGCAAATCTGAACTACCTGATGCTGGCGCAGCAGATGATTCGCGCCGACAAGGCCTGCGCCATCTACCGTCTTGGCATCAGCGCCGAGATCGCCTCCCTGCTGGAAACCCTGAGCAATGCCCAGCTGCTCAAGCTGGCCAGCGCCAACCTGATGCTGGCCCGCTTCCGCTTCGACGACACCGCCATCCTCGGCATGCTGACCTCGCACAGCAAGGAACGCTCGCTGTCCCAGACCCACGCCGCCATCCTGATGGCAGGCCAGCCGGTCGAAGAAATCAACTGA
- a CDS encoding hybrid sensor histidine kinase/response regulator, giving the protein MDTPERAKILIVDDLPENLIALEALIRRDDLAVYPAASGDAALTLLLEHEFALAILDVQMPGMNGFELAELMRSTGRTRRIPIVFVSAAGRELNHAFKGYEAGAVDFLHKPLDGYAVRSKVAVFVDMYRQRSAMRRQVEALEQSRREQQALLEKLNAAQLDLERAVKMRDDFMSVVAHELRTPLNTLFLETQLRKMQIERGNLAAFAPEQLAKMVARDDRQIRNMVRLIDDMLDVSRIRSGALSVRPAQVELAGLLRRVIDDLEQQALAVGSCITLNAPQPVDGWWDEFRIEQVVVNLLTNALRYGSGKPVEVGLSATPDGARIEVRDHGIGISEQDQQRIFQQFERGGGAKSADGLGLGLYITRQLVEAHGGKISVYSAPGEGSVFRLELPQGRA; this is encoded by the coding sequence ATGGACACACCTGAACGCGCCAAGATCCTGATCGTCGACGATCTGCCGGAAAACCTGATCGCCCTGGAGGCCCTGATCCGGCGCGACGACCTGGCGGTCTATCCGGCCGCGTCCGGCGATGCGGCGCTGACCCTGCTGCTGGAACATGAGTTCGCGCTGGCCATCCTGGACGTGCAGATGCCCGGCATGAATGGCTTCGAGCTGGCCGAGCTGATGCGCAGCACCGGCCGCACCCGGCGCATTCCCATCGTCTTCGTCAGCGCCGCCGGGCGCGAGCTCAATCATGCATTCAAGGGCTATGAGGCCGGCGCGGTCGACTTCCTGCACAAGCCGCTGGACGGCTATGCGGTCAGGAGCAAGGTGGCGGTGTTCGTTGACATGTATCGCCAGCGCAGCGCAATGCGGCGCCAGGTGGAAGCGCTGGAGCAGAGCCGGCGCGAGCAGCAGGCCCTGCTGGAAAAGCTCAATGCGGCGCAGCTTGACCTCGAGCGCGCCGTCAAGATGCGCGATGACTTCATGTCGGTGGTGGCGCATGAGCTGCGCACGCCGCTCAATACGCTGTTCCTCGAAACCCAGTTGCGCAAGATGCAGATCGAGCGCGGCAATCTCGCAGCCTTCGCGCCCGAGCAGCTCGCCAAGATGGTTGCCCGCGACGACAGGCAGATCCGCAACATGGTGCGCCTGATCGACGACATGCTGGACGTCTCGCGCATCCGCAGCGGCGCGCTGTCGGTGCGGCCGGCGCAGGTTGAGCTGGCGGGCCTGCTGCGGCGCGTGATCGACGACCTGGAACAGCAGGCGCTGGCCGTGGGCAGCTGCATCACCCTGAATGCGCCGCAGCCGGTGGACGGCTGGTGGGATGAATTCCGCATCGAGCAGGTAGTGGTCAACCTGCTGACCAATGCCCTGCGCTATGGCAGCGGCAAGCCGGTGGAGGTGGGCTTGAGCGCAACGCCGGATGGCGCCCGGATCGAAGTGCGCGACCACGGCATCGGCATCTCCGAGCAGGACCAGCAGCGCATCTTCCAGCAGTTCGAGCGCGGCGGCGGCGCCAAGTCGGCCGATGGGCTGGGTCTGGGCCTGTACATCACCCGCCAGCTGGTCGAGGCGCACGGCGGGAAGATCAGCGTCTACAGCGCGCCGGGCGAGGGTTCGGTCTTCCGGCTGGAGCTGCCGCAGGGCAGGGCATAG
- a CDS encoding chemotaxis protein CheB — MATTSSDLAGRGVDAVVIGASAGGLEALLAILAHLPSGYRLPLLAVLHLPSHGDSRLAEVLGARMHLPVREAADKERVEPGTLYVAPGGYHVLVERDLSLSLSCDPPVHYSRPSIDVMMESAADAWGERLAGVLLTGANDDGADGLARIGEHGGLTIVQDPREAAVSTMPQAAIARRQPDHVLGLAGIHALLLELDKH; from the coding sequence ATGGCGACCACGTCATCCGATCTGGCAGGGCGCGGCGTGGACGCCGTGGTGATCGGCGCCTCGGCCGGCGGCCTGGAGGCGCTGCTGGCGATCCTGGCGCATCTGCCCTCGGGCTACCGCTTGCCGCTACTGGCGGTGCTGCACCTGCCCAGCCATGGCGACAGCCGCCTTGCCGAAGTGCTGGGCGCGCGCATGCACCTGCCGGTGCGGGAAGCCGCTGACAAGGAGAGGGTCGAGCCCGGCACGCTGTATGTGGCGCCCGGCGGTTACCATGTGCTGGTAGAACGGGACCTGAGCCTGTCGCTCAGTTGCGACCCGCCGGTGCATTACTCGCGGCCATCGATCGACGTGATGATGGAGTCCGCGGCCGACGCCTGGGGCGAGCGGCTGGCCGGCGTCCTCCTGACCGGCGCCAACGACGACGGTGCCGACGGCCTGGCGCGCATTGGCGAGCATGGCGGCCTGACCATCGTGCAGGACCCCAGGGAAGCAGCTGTCTCGACCATGCCACAGGCCGCCATCGCCCGCCGCCAGCCCGATCATGTCCTCGGGCTGGCCGGCATCCATGCGCTGCTACTTGAACTGGACAAGCACTGA
- a CDS encoding CheR family methyltransferase yields MKRDATEIELKLLAEAIYLRYGHDFRDYSGASHKRRVMHALPEFGCSTISALQSRVLHEPAVFHELLQFLTIPVSEMFRDPSYYHALRRDVVPLLQTYPSIKVWVAGCSTGEEVYSLAILLHEEGLLERSLIYGTDINPVSLEKARRGIFPLAAMERYAENYERSGGKRQLSDYYTAAYDAALLDRFLSANVTFADHSLATDNVFSETHLVSCRNVLIYFNRKLQDRALGLFHASLCHRGFLGLGAKESMEFSACKERFETLDRRERLYRKL; encoded by the coding sequence ATGAAGCGCGACGCCACCGAGATCGAACTGAAGCTGCTGGCCGAAGCCATCTACCTCCGGTATGGCCATGACTTCCGCGACTATTCCGGCGCTTCCCACAAGCGCCGTGTGATGCATGCGCTGCCCGAGTTCGGCTGCAGCACCATCTCGGCGCTGCAGTCGCGTGTGCTGCATGAGCCGGCGGTATTCCATGAACTGCTGCAGTTCCTGACGATTCCGGTCTCGGAGATGTTTCGCGACCCATCCTATTACCATGCGCTGCGCCGCGACGTGGTGCCGCTGCTGCAGACCTATCCGTCGATCAAGGTCTGGGTGGCAGGCTGCAGCACCGGCGAGGAAGTCTATTCGCTGGCCATCCTGCTGCATGAGGAAGGGCTGCTGGAGCGTTCGCTGATCTATGGCACCGATATCAACCCGGTGTCGCTGGAGAAGGCGCGGCGCGGCATCTTCCCGTTGGCGGCGATGGAGCGCTATGCCGAGAACTATGAGCGATCAGGCGGCAAGCGCCAGCTTTCGGACTACTACACCGCCGCCTACGACGCGGCATTGCTGGACCGCTTCCTGTCCGCCAACGTGACCTTCGCCGACCATAGCCTGGCGACCGACAATGTGTTCTCCGAAACCCACCTGGTGTCGTGCCGCAATGTGCTGATCTATTTCAACCGCAAGCTGCAGGACCGGGCGCTGGGGCTGTTCCATGCATCGCTGTGCCACCGCGGCTTTTTGGGGCTGGGCGCCAAGGAAAGCATGGAGTTCTCCGCGTGCAAGGAGCGCTTCGAAACCCTGGACAGGCGCGAGCGCCTGTACCGCAAGCTGTGA
- a CDS encoding response regulator, with product MSAVPAVDPHGFRRILYRNIALPLIVGVISVLGFVALIAYLLSTMNQVERSDRIIAETHAAAKLAVDQETGMRGFLLSGNESFLEPYRIGKPRMQAQLDSLEQLVAEDGQQVQRVRLIKSLHDQWTVFVEDVLTQRRANGDWLRLVMSGRGKQEFDQLRREFDAFLQIEEERRQARGEEARRVTAVTVTVYLVLSLLLAGGLALFGRRELLRLSESYNAALSHQGEHGRLLEHQAWLRAGQTRLAERIVGQPAVAPLARGVLDFLAEYLGMSVGALYVREPGNVLRRSASYGFSKESESAPQLIAAGEGLVGQAALARRVIRLDSVPENYLKISSGLGSGSPVALVLAPIQEGGVVNGVMELGFARPVEARDLELLELVAPAVGAAIEAALYRQRLQAALADTQQLNEELQVQQEELRTANEGLEEQSRLLRESQASLENQQAELEQTNVRLGEQAVSLDQKNHALRQAQDALEARADELQRASRYKSEFLANMSHELRTPLNSSLILAKLLAENKAGNLNAEQIKFAESIYASGNDLLALINDILDISKVEAGQMSLQPEAITVDELVASLERTFLPLAEEKHLAFRVLQHDAGAAPLYTDRMRLEQVLKNLLSNAIKFTERGSVTLELSTLPDERIVFAVKDSGIGIDPAQQDAIFEAFRQADGGTSRRYGGTGLGLSISRELAGLLGGEITVSSTPGQGSTFTLTLPRRIAPAAQPEPEPQALAPRPVAAAAPPAAARLRPVAPASLPAPASQPAPAAAFHAQPFPDDRAAAPDERRTVLVVEDEPAFAAILYDLAREMGYRCLVAQGADEGLELARQFLPSAVLLDMRLPDRPGLSLLQQLKEDPATRHIPVHVVSSEDRSEAALHMGAIGYAQKPASREELREVFQRLEERYTRKMKRILLVEDDARQRDSVTHLISDEDVEITAVATGTDALARLGQTQFDCMIIDLKLPDMQGRELLRRMAEQGLQPFPPVIVYTGRNLTREEEADLMKYSRSIIIKGARSPERLLDEVTLFLHKVESELSVERQAMLKTARSRDHVFQGRRVLLVDDDVRNIFALTSALEQKGLAVEIARNGEEAIAKLDTAPEVDLVLMDVMMPVMDGLEATRRIRTDARFAKLPIIAVTAKAMRDDHEQCLKAGASDYLAKPIDLDRLFSLLRVWLPNLERLPP from the coding sequence ATGTCAGCTGTCCCGGCAGTCGATCCGCATGGTTTTCGCCGCATTCTTTATCGCAATATCGCCCTGCCGCTGATCGTCGGTGTCATCAGCGTGCTGGGCTTCGTTGCGCTGATTGCCTATCTGCTGTCGACCATGAACCAGGTCGAGCGCAGCGACCGCATCATAGCCGAGACCCATGCGGCGGCGAAGCTGGCGGTGGACCAGGAAACCGGCATGCGCGGCTTCCTGCTTTCGGGCAATGAAAGCTTTCTGGAACCCTACCGCATCGGCAAGCCGCGCATGCAGGCCCAGCTCGATTCGCTGGAACAGCTCGTCGCCGAGGACGGGCAGCAGGTGCAGCGCGTCAGGCTCATCAAGTCGCTGCATGACCAATGGACCGTGTTCGTCGAAGACGTGCTGACCCAGCGTCGCGCCAACGGCGACTGGCTGCGGCTGGTCATGAGCGGCCGCGGCAAGCAGGAGTTCGATCAGTTGCGGCGCGAGTTCGACGCCTTCCTGCAGATTGAGGAGGAGCGGCGCCAGGCACGCGGCGAGGAGGCGCGGCGGGTTACCGCCGTGACCGTGACGGTGTATCTGGTGCTGTCGCTGCTGCTGGCGGGCGGGCTGGCCCTGTTCGGCCGGCGCGAACTGTTGCGGCTGTCGGAAAGCTATAACGCCGCGCTGTCCCACCAGGGCGAACATGGCCGGCTGCTGGAGCACCAGGCCTGGCTGCGCGCCGGGCAGACGCGGCTGGCCGAACGCATCGTCGGGCAACCGGCGGTGGCGCCGCTGGCGCGCGGCGTGCTGGATTTCCTGGCAGAGTATCTTGGCATGTCGGTCGGTGCGCTCTATGTGCGCGAGCCGGGCAATGTCCTGCGTCGCAGCGCTTCCTACGGCTTTTCGAAAGAAAGCGAATCGGCGCCGCAGCTGATCGCGGCAGGCGAGGGCCTGGTCGGGCAGGCGGCATTGGCCAGGCGCGTGATACGGCTCGACAGCGTGCCGGAAAACTACCTGAAGATCAGCTCCGGCCTGGGCAGCGGCTCGCCGGTGGCGCTGGTGCTGGCGCCGATCCAGGAAGGCGGCGTGGTGAATGGCGTGATGGAACTGGGGTTTGCGAGGCCGGTCGAGGCGCGCGATCTTGAATTGCTCGAGCTGGTCGCGCCGGCAGTGGGCGCAGCGATCGAGGCCGCGTTGTACAGACAGCGCCTGCAGGCGGCGCTGGCCGACACGCAGCAGCTCAACGAGGAATTGCAGGTGCAGCAGGAAGAGCTGCGCACCGCCAATGAAGGCCTGGAGGAGCAGTCGCGCCTGCTGCGCGAATCACAGGCCAGCCTGGAAAATCAGCAGGCCGAGCTGGAGCAGACCAATGTGCGGCTGGGCGAGCAGGCAGTGTCGCTGGACCAGAAGAACCATGCACTGCGGCAGGCGCAGGACGCGCTCGAAGCGCGCGCCGATGAGCTGCAGCGGGCAAGCCGCTACAAGTCGGAATTCCTGGCCAATATGTCGCATGAATTGCGCACGCCGCTGAACAGTTCCCTGATCCTGGCCAAGCTGCTGGCGGAGAACAAGGCGGGCAATCTCAATGCCGAGCAGATCAAGTTCGCCGAGTCGATCTATGCCTCCGGCAACGACCTGCTGGCGCTAATCAATGACATCCTCGACATCTCCAAGGTGGAGGCGGGACAGATGTCGCTGCAGCCGGAAGCGATCACGGTGGATGAACTGGTGGCCAGCCTGGAACGCACCTTCCTGCCACTGGCAGAGGAAAAGCATCTGGCCTTCCGTGTGCTGCAACATGATGCCGGCGCCGCGCCGCTCTATACCGACCGCATGCGGCTGGAACAGGTCCTGAAGAACCTGCTGTCGAATGCGATCAAGTTCACCGAGCGCGGCAGCGTGACCCTGGAGCTGTCGACGCTGCCGGACGAGCGCATCGTGTTCGCGGTCAAGGACTCCGGGATCGGCATCGACCCCGCGCAGCAGGACGCGATCTTCGAAGCCTTCCGCCAGGCCGATGGCGGCACCAGCCGGCGCTATGGCGGCACCGGCCTGGGCCTGTCGATCTCTCGCGAACTGGCCGGCCTGCTCGGCGGGGAAATCACGGTCAGCAGCACGCCGGGGCAGGGCAGCACCTTCACGCTGACGCTGCCGCGTCGCATCGCCCCAGCGGCGCAGCCGGAACCGGAGCCGCAGGCGCTGGCGCCACGGCCTGTTGCCGCGGCGGCTCCGCCGGCCGCCGCGCGCCTGCGCCCGGTAGCGCCAGCATCACTGCCGGCGCCCGCATCCCAGCCGGCGCCGGCCGCCGCCTTTCATGCACAACCATTCCCGGATGACCGCGCCGCCGCGCCCGACGAGCGCCGCACCGTGCTGGTCGTGGAAGACGAGCCGGCCTTTGCCGCCATCCTGTATGACCTCGCCCGCGAAATGGGCTATCGCTGCCTGGTCGCGCAGGGCGCCGATGAGGGGCTGGAGCTGGCGCGCCAATTCCTGCCCAGCGCCGTGCTGCTGGACATGCGCCTGCCCGACCGGCCCGGCCTGTCGCTGCTGCAGCAATTGAAGGAGGACCCGGCCACCCGTCACATTCCGGTGCATGTGGTGTCGTCCGAGGACCGCAGCGAGGCGGCGCTGCACATGGGGGCGATCGGCTATGCGCAGAAGCCGGCCTCGCGCGAGGAACTCAGGGAAGTGTTCCAGCGCCTGGAGGAGCGCTATACCCGCAAGATGAAGCGCATCCTGCTGGTGGAGGACGATGCGCGGCAGCGCGACAGCGTGACTCACCTGATCAGCGACGAGGATGTGGAGATCACGGCGGTGGCCACCGGCACGGATGCGCTGGCCCGCCTGGGCCAGACCCAGTTCGACTGCATGATCATCGATTTGAAGCTGCCCGACATGCAGGGCCGCGAGCTGTTGCGGCGCATGGCGGAGCAGGGCCTGCAGCCATTCCCGCCTGTGATCGTCTACACCGGCCGCAACCTCACCCGCGAGGAGGAGGCCGACCTGATGAAGTATTCGCGCTCCATCATCATCAAGGGCGCCCGCTCGCCGGAGCGGCTGCTCGATGAAGTCACGCTGTTCCTGCACAAGGTGGAGTCGGAGCTGTCGGTGGAACGGCAGGCGATGCTGAAGACGGCCCGCAGCCGCGACCATGTGTTCCAGGGCCGTCGCGTCCTGCTGGTGGACGACGACGTGCGCAACATCTTTGCGCTGACCAGCGCGCTGGAGCAGAAGGGCCTGGCGGTGGAAATCGCCCGCAACGGCGAGGAAGCCATCGCCAAGCTCGATACGGCGCCGGAGGTCGACCTGGTGCTGATGGATGTGATGATGCCGGTAATGGACGGGCTCGAAGCGACCCGCCGCATCCGCACCGATGCCCGCTTCGCCAAGCTGCCCATCATCGCCGTCACCGCCAAGGCCATGCGCGACGATCATGAACAATGCCTCAAGGCCGGCGCCAGCGACTATCTCGCCAAGCCGATCGACCTGGACCGGCTGTTCTCGCTGCTGCGGGTGTGGCTGCCCAACCTGGAGCGACTGCCGCCATGA